In the genome of Oncorhynchus masou masou isolate Uvic2021 chromosome 26, UVic_Omas_1.1, whole genome shotgun sequence, one region contains:
- the LOC135514734 gene encoding putative violet-sensitive opsin, with translation MGKDFHLYENISKVSPFEGPQYHLAPIWAFYLQTAFMGFVFFAGTPLNFIILVVTVKYKKLRQPLNYILVNVSLAGFIFVTFSVSQVFVSSARGYYFLGYTLCAMEACMGSIAGLVSAWSLAVLAFERYVVICKPFGTFKFDNNQALAAVGFTWVMGIGCATPPFFGWSRYIPEGLGCSCGPDWYTNNEEYHCASYTKFLIVTCFLMPMSIIFFSYSQLLGALRAVAAAQAESASTQKAEKEVSRMVIVMVCSFILCYGPYALAGLYFAYTTSENKDYRLVTIPAFFSKSSCVYNPLIYAFMNKQFNACIMETVFGKQIEETSVSASKTEVSTA, from the exons ATGGGAAAGGACTTCCATCTGTACGAGAACATCTCTAAGGTCAGCCCATTTGAGGGGCCACAGTATCACCTGGCCCCAATATGGGCTTTCTACCTACAGACTGCTTTCATGGGCTTTGTGTTCTTTGCTGGAACACCACTAAACTTTATCATTCTCGTGGTGACAGTGAAGTACAAGAAGCTGAGACAACCCCTGAACTACATCCTGGTCAACGTCTCGTTAGCAGGCTTCATCTTTGTGACATTTTCTGTGAGTCAAGTGTTTGTTTCTAGCGCGAGAGGATACTACTTCCTGGGCTACACCTTGTGTGCAATGGAAGCTTGCATGGGTTCAATAGCAG ggTTGGTGTCAGCTTGGTCCCTGGCTGTCCTTGCCTTTGAGAGATATGTGGTCATCTGCAAACCCTTCGGCACCTTCAAATTTGACAACAACCAGGCTCTGGCGGCTGTTGGCTTCACCTGGGTCATGGGGATCGGATGTGCCACACCACCGTTCTTCGGCTGGAGCAG GTATATCCCTGAGGGTCTGGGCTGCTCCTGTGGACCTGACTGGTACACAAACAACGAGGAGTACCACTGTGCCAGCTACACCAAATTCCTTATTGTTACCTGTTTCCTCATGCCCATGTCCATCATCTTCTTCTCCTACTCCCAGCTGCTGGGAGCACTACGGGCT gtggcagCTGCGCAGGCTGAGTCAGCTTCCACCCAGAAGGCAGAGAAGGAAGTATCCAGGATGGTGATTGTGATGGTGTGCTCCTTCATTCTGTGTTACGGCCCCTACGCCCTGGCAGGCTTGTACTTTGCCTACACAACAAGCGAGAACAAAGACTACCGCCTGGTGACCATCCCTGCTTTCTTCTCTAAAAGCTCCTGTGTATACAATCCTCTTATTTACGCCTTCATGAACAAACAG TTTAACGCCTGCATCATGGAGACTGTGTTCGGAAAGCAGATTGAAGAGACTTCAGTTTCAGCCTCCAAGACTGAGGTCTCCACAGCATAA